Proteins encoded by one window of Aspergillus puulaauensis MK2 DNA, chromosome 4, nearly complete sequence:
- a CDS encoding uncharacterized protein (COG:Z;~EggNog:ENOG410Q1N0;~InterPro:IPR000845,IPR011990,IPR035994,IPR027417, IPR019734,IPR002182;~PFAM:PF13374,PF01048,PF00931,PF13424,PF07721, PF13432,PF13176;~SECRETED:SignalP(1-29);~go_function: GO:0003824 - catalytic activity [Evidence IEA];~go_function: GO:0005515 - protein binding [Evidence IEA];~go_function: GO:0043531 - ADP binding [Evidence IEA];~go_process: GO:0009116 - nucleoside metabolic process [Evidence IEA]) — translation MAESRSINPANYTLAWICALPLELAAAEAILDEHHSSPSAPGTQSEYVLGKVSGHNFVVGCLPSGIYGTNSAAAAVTRLLSSFPNVRYGLMVGIGGGAPSRKADIRLGDVVVSKPVGRLGGVIQYDLGKAVGDGRFEQTGMLNQPPAVLLTAVSRMESEQMRLSNSYISSEISRVLAQNTNMEPRFSKPAQEDRLFHATYSHPEERTSCLDCDIREKVDRPPRLSKEPQIHYGTIASGNRVVKDGRQRDEIAQQFDAICFEMEAAGIMNHLPCIVVRGICDYCDSHKNKEWQGYAALAAATCAKQLLAFVAASIPCQSQLDGPKKSHFMVPFERNPRFQGREDTVRQLADQVLSTDHTKARKAAVSGLGGMGKTQVALELVYTIRQQDPARSIFWIPSTSIEAVEQAFRNLACLLGVSDGGSDDVKTIVKNYLSTERAGPWLLVIDNADDSDMWLTSTSPALKTFLPANEEGFVLFTSRNGALVSRLVGPNVIKLSEMDGAAAVALLRGFLIQRDLTEDEESAVALVNRLSGLPLALIQASSFINENGMSLETYLSFLDQQEESEIELLNQDFEDEYRYPDTENPVSTTWLISFQSIQRTNELAAKYLTFIACIDYKDIPLSLLPEAGTELEKQKALGILRAYSFISQQASSELVTMHRLVHLATRNWLRKERILYERTISAGEHISEVFPEGKYEQQSLWRKYLPHAQVLLEREEFESDGDVKDYLAGKVGRCFVEEGRYDDAERLLLECVASRRELLDANDPKLLSSITDLGRVYWGQGRYKEAADASIQVLHSQQVVLGDDHPDTLLSKHVLAAGMLFQGRLEEAETINRQVFQQRKSILGDEDPATLRTMSALGAVLRYRGRLQEAEELLGQAVELGRVILGPEHPHTLDSMMSLALNLSELGRLSEAEELLLKVYEVQKTILGENHPSTLITMGNLACIYHEMNRLEESEELHAKTLEIRKAILGPEHPDTLYSMSNLAITFQDRGRLADAEELAIQTLDIRKAKLGATHPETLRSIAILADVWRNQGRLDEAIALLSECAELRGSHLGPEHRNTIATKSRLKSWRKELHNKSPREYVDTEQESERSEGRKKSRRRFLRRSRQPEAKSLRHLLSFKT, via the coding sequence ATGGCAGAGTCACGGAGTATAAACCCCGCCAATTACACCCTCGCATGGATATGCGCGCTGCCGCTGGAGTTGGCAGCCGCAGAGGCGATCCTTGACGAACACCACAGTTCCCCCTCCGCTCCTGGCACTCAAAGCGAGTACGTACTTGGAAAGGTTTCGGGTCATAATTTTGTCGTTGGGTGCCTGCCCTCTGGGATATATGGCACGAACTCGGCAGCCGCGGCCGTGACTCGCCTTCTGTCTTCTTTCCCCAACGTCCGATATGGCCTTATGGTAGGGATCGGAGGCGGAGCACCGAGCAGGAAAGCAGATATTCGACTTGGAGATGTGGTCGTCAGCAAACCTGTTGGAAGACTTGGGGGTGTGATACAATACGATCTGGGGAAGGCTGTTGGCGACGGGCGTTTCGAGCAAACCGGGATGCTAAACCAGCCCCCGGCGGTTCTATTAACCGCTGTTTCAAGGATGGAGTCGGAGCAGATGAGGTTGAGCAATAGTTATATCTCCAGTGAGATATCAAGAGTGTTGGCCCAAAACACCAATATGGAGCCTAGATTTTCGAAGCCCGCCCAGGAGGACCGTCTTTTCCACGCAACCTATTCCCATCCAGAGGAAAGAACTTCTTGCTTGGACTGCGATATCAGAGAGAAGGTTGATCGACCCCCTCGACTATCGAAAGAGCCTCAGATCCATTATGGAACCATCGCATCTGGAAACCGAGTTGTCAAGGACGGCCGGCAACGAGATGAGATCGCACAGCAGTTTGATGCAATTTGTTTTGAGATGGAAGCAGCGGGGATTATGAACCATCTTCCATGTATTGTGGTTCGGGGTATTTGTGACTATTGCGACTCGCACAAAAACAAGGAATGGCAGGGGTATGCAGCCCTCGCGGCAGCAACCTGTGCCAAACAACTTCTCGCCTTTGTGGCTGCTTCTATACCTTGTCAATCGCAGCTTGATGggccgaagaagagccatTTTATGGTCCCGTTCGAGCGCAATCCGCGATTTCAAGGCCGTGAAGACACAGTCCGTCAACTCGCAGACCAAGTGCTCTCCACAGATCATACCAAAGCTCGAAAAGCAGCTGTTTCAGGACTGGGTGGGATGGGGAAGACACAGGTTGCACTTGAGCTTGTTTATACTATACGGCAGCAGGATCCTGCACGATCCATATTTTGGATTCCTTCGACGAGTATCGAAGCTGTGGAACAGGCATTTCGAAATCTTGCTTGCTTATTAGGTGTATCAGATGGTGGTTCTGATGATGTAAAAACAATCGTGAAGAACTACCTGAGCACCGAAAGAGCTGGCCCATGGCTTTTGGTTATTGATAATGCAGATGATTCTGATATGTGGCTAACGTCCACATCGCCGGCGCTAAAGACATTTCTGCCGGCTAATGAGGAAGGATTTGTTCTGTTTACCTCTCGCAACGGGGCTCTGGTATCTCGACTTGTTGGGCCAAACGTCATCAAGCTCTCTGAGATGGACGGTGCAGCTGCTGTTGCTCTGTTGAGAGGTTTCCTAATCCAGAGGGACCTgaccgaggacgaggagtcAGCTGTCGCGCTTGTTAACAGATTAAGCGGTCTTCCGTTGGCTCTGATTCAAGCCTCGAGCTTTATTAACGAGAATGGCATGTCTTTGGAAACATATTTGAGCTTTTTAGATCAACAAGAGGAAAGCGAGATCGAGTTGCTCAACCAAGACTTCGAGGACGAGTATCGGTATCCAGACACTGAAAACCCAGTGTCCACAACTTGGCTGATATCCTTTCAATCTATCCAAAGGACCAATGAACTTGCAGCAAAATATCTTACATTTATCGCTTGTATCGACTACAAGGATATTCCGCTTTCCCTCCTTCCAGAAGCAGGCACAGAACTCGAAAAACAAAAGGCCTTGGGCATTCTCAGGGCCTATTCGTTTATCTCTCAGCAGGCAAGCAGCGAGCTTGTAACTATGCATCGACTTGTTCATCTAGCTACCAGGAATTGGCTGCGGAAAGAACGCATCTTATATGAGCGAACGATATCTGCGGGTGAACACATCAGCGAGGTATTCCCAGAAGGCAAATACGAACAACAAAGTCTGTGGCGGAAATATCTCCCCCACGCTCAGGTTTTGCTCGAAAGGGAGGAATTTGAGTCCGATGGTGATGTAAAAGACTATCTCGCTGGGAAGGTTGGGAGATGCTTTGTGGAAGAGGGACGGTACGATGATGCAGAGCGTCTGCTATTAGAGTGTGTGGCTTCTAGGCGCGAGCTGCTGGACGCAAACGATCCGAAACTCCTCTCGAGCATTACAGATCTCGGTAGAGTATACTGGGGACAGGGAAGATATAAAGAAGCCGCGGACGCCTCAATTCAAGTGTTGCACTCACAGCAGGTTGTACTAGGTGATGACCACCCGGATACTTTGCTCAGCAAGCATGTTCTTGCAGCCGGCATGCTTTTTCAGGGTCGATTAGAAGAGGCTGAAACAATTAACCGGCAAGTATTCCAGCAACGGAAGTCTATATTAGGCGATGAAGACCCTGCAACACTTCGCACTATGTCCGCTCTTGGGGCAGTACTACGATATAGAGGGCGGTTGCAAGAGGCTGAAGAGCTTCTGGGTCAGGCGGTAGAGTTAGGCAGGGTTATATTGGGTCCCGAGCACCCTCATACACTTGATAGCATGATGTCCCTCGCACTAAACTTAAGTGAATTAGGAAGGCTgtcagaagcagaagagctTCTACTCAAGGTGTACGAGGTACAAAAGACTATACTCGGCGAAAATCATCCAAGCACGCTGATCACTATGGGTAATCTGGCGTGCATCTACCATGAAATGAACCGGCTCGAGGAATCGGAAGAGCTTCACGCTAAGACTCTGGAAATAAGAAAGGCTATTCTAGGCCCTGAGCACCCGGATACATTGTATAGTATGAGTAATCTGGCCATCACCTTCCAAGATCGAGGACGGTTGGCAGACGCAGAGGAACTTGCGATCCAGACTTTGGATATCAGAAAGGCTAAACTAGGAGCTACACATCCAGAAACACTCAGGAGTATAGCGATTCTGGCGGATGTTTGGAGAAACCAAGGCCGTCTTGACGAGGCTATTGCCTTGCTCTCCGAATGTGCTGAACTGCGGGGAAGCCACCTTGGACCCGAGCATCGGAATACCATTGCTACCAAGTCGAGACTGAAGTCATGGCGAAAGGAACTACACAACAAGTCTCCCCGGGAGTATGTCGACACGGAGCAGGAAAGCGAGAGATCTGAGGGCCGCAAGAAGAGCCGAAGGCGTTTCCTTCGAAGGTCAAGACAACCTGAAGCCAAATCACTGCGTCATTTACTATCTTTTAAGACATAA
- a CDS encoding uncharacterized protein (COG:M;~EggNog:ENOG410PJJV;~InterPro:IPR002110,IPR036770,IPR020683;~PFAM:PF13857,PF12796,PF00023,PF13637,PF13606;~go_function: GO:0005515 - protein binding [Evidence IEA]): MAFLDLPNEVVLLVVTHLEYAYETNALCCTSRRLRELLNPVLYKHSLTQQNGGFTLEWAAINGLVSTTRLILEAGAPPDALGGMEQAFALAAIHGHSEIIGLLYEHGVDPCTTEKDRKHHLDEPHDLDCEEGHPLSMAAAHGHVSVVSLLLEYGVPVDLHTATREKRTALHLAAEKGHLDVLRVLVDAGSQIDAQDYVGTTPLHFAVHEGHLEAVQFLLACGADPNMPTTSGSTALCMAPRSGNIDVVRCLLDHEAMTNPCCPAGGNPLWQLAQAAERGYDDIVDLLLTRFDYIQLCAEPYQQSILLCVAALTGRTALLSDLLSEHNYNSNMGVSDEYMSLPCKCLCSTPASALTWAAERNQAAAIDILMSHGASLTTPSNEKSVPLLHAIRNGHKEATAALLAHGINPNAPPGKALFSAIPHPSIFSLLLSHGADPTIPVPCSNLLADILTSGNADTLRILLDHPRGTSMVTDPIIKGPMISLTRPEEVPLIRLAIQGGEEVLRLLLDRNLLAPPEHLQDRTASQYLILAAQHGKVSLMALLLDMGFDVHAGDNAGALVNAAAKAQGDPDGLLDFLLENGCSVHDTDYVGHPALFLAAKEKDETAMRRLLRRGADPLVGRWGETVLPVVVGNGLFDAVRDILGVLDERQVGSKEVEGVLKRAEERALKGGCGVRDHHGVLVPRGSFFNNVKALRRFYWLRKYPVCT, encoded by the coding sequence ATGGCCTTTCTAGATCTTCCCAACGAGGTGGTCCTACTTGTGGTTACTCACCTCGAATATGCATACGAGACCAACGCCCTATGCTGCACCTCTCGCCGGCTCCGTGAACTGCTGAATCCTGTTCTGTACAAACATAGCCTGACCCAGCAAAACGGAGGATTCACTCTCGAATGGGCTGCTATCAACGGATTGGTGTCAACTACCCGACTTATCCTGGAAGCAGGGGCACCACCGGATGCCCTTGGAGGGATGGAGCAGGCATTCGCATTAGCAGCTATTCACGGACACAGCGAGATAATAGGGCTGCTATATGAACACGGTGTCGACCCGTGTACTACCGAAAAAGACCGGAAGCACCACCTTGACGAACCCCACGACTTGGACTGCGAAGAGGGCCACCCCCTGTCTATGGCAGCGGCACACGGCCACGTATCTGTGGTCAGTCTCTTGCTGGAATATGGAGTACCAGTGGATCTCCATACAGCTACCAGAGAGAAGCGAACGGCTCTCCATCTCGCAGCTGAAAAGGGCCACCTCGATGTTCTCCGTGTGTTGGTCGACGCTGGCAGTCAAATCGATGCGCAGGACTATGTCGGTACAACGCCGTTGCACTTTGCGGTGCATGAAGGGCATCTCGAGGCTGTGCAGTTCCTGCTCGCCTGTGGAGCAGATCCAAATATGCCAACTACAAGCGGGTCGACAGCGCTCTGCATGGCGCCTCGCTCGGGCAATATTGATGTCGTGCGATGTCTGCTTGACCACGAGGCAATGACGAACCCCTGCTGTCCAGCCGGTGGAAATCCCCTATGGCAGCTGGCCCAAGCAGCAGAGAGAGGCTACGACGATATTGTGGACCTTCTACTCACCCGATTCGACTATATCCAGCTTTGTGCAGAGCCGTATCAACAGTCCATTCTCCTCTGCGTTGCTGCACTTACCGGCCGCACTGCACTTCTCAGCGATCTGCTATCAGAACACAACTACAACTCTAACATGGGTGTCTCTGACGAATACATGTCCCTTCCATGCAAATGCCTCTgctcaaccccagcatcaGCCCTAACCTGGGCTGCAGAGCGCAACCAGGCCGCCGCAATTGACATTCTCATGTCCCACGGTGCAAGCCTCACCACACCATCCAACGAAAAGTCTGTCCCCCTTCTCCATGCTATTCGGAACGGCCACAAAGAAGCCACCGcagccctcctcgcccacggcatcaaccccaacgcccCCCCAGGCAAAGCCCTCTTCAGCGCCATCCCCCACCCGTCCAtattctccctcctcctatCCCACGGGGCAGATCCAACCATCCCCGTTCCCTGCTCCAATCTCCTGGCTGATATTCTCACCTCCGGCAACGCCGACAccctccgcatcctcctcgaccatcCAAGGGGTACTTCCATGGTAACAGACCCAATCATAAAAGGCCCCATGATCTCCCTCACAAGGCCAGAAGAAGTCCCGCTCATCCGTCTTGCCATACAGGGCGGGGAGGAAGTTTTACGTCTCCTCCTAGACCGGAATCTCCTAGCACCACCAGAACACCTACAAGACCGCACAGCAAGCCAGTATCTTATCCTTGCGGCACAGCACGGTAAAGTCTCGCTTATGGCTCTGCTTCTGGATATGGGGTTTGATGTACACGCTGGCGATAACGCCGGGGCACTTGTGAATGCGGCTGCAAAGGCACAAGGGGATCCTGATGGATTGCTGGACTTCTTGTTAGAGAACGGGTGCAGTGTGCATGATACGGATTATGTAGGTCATCCTGCGCTGTTTCTcgctgcgaaggagaaggatgagacTGCGATGCGCAGGCTTTTACGCCGCGGGGCGGATCCGCTTGTTGGTCGGTGGGGTGAGACAGTCTTGCCGGTTGTGGTGGGGAATGGACTTTTTGATGCTGTAAGGGATATTCTGGGTGTACTTGATGAGAGGCAGGTTGGGTCTaaggaagttgagggcgTCTTGAAACGAGCTGAGGAGCGTGCGTTGAAAGGGGGATGTGGTGTACGGGATCATCATGGCGTTCTAGTGCCGCGGGGGAGTTTCTTTAATAATGTCAAGGCGCTGCGGAGGTTTTACTGGTTGAGGAAGTATCCTGTGTGTACTTGA
- a CDS encoding uncharacterized protein (COG:Q;~EggNog:ENOG410PPAF;~InterPro:IPR036291,IPR002347;~PFAM:PF00106,PF13561;~go_process: GO:0055114 - oxidation-reduction process [Evidence IEA]) — protein MAQYTKELAPGSLKDKVIVLTGGANGIGASLVEYATQNGAYVCFGDLAVEAGDTIANTVNNNSSPPRTIFVKTDVANYDSVLGLFDKAIEVYGRIDHAVAGAGISEIGNVFDPALDMQSIRKPPTTKVLDVNLSGCLYVARIASVYLRQNRPADTDRSIILVSSVAGFKESPGLFVYQASKHGVIGLMRSLRLYLSAPGHGIRTNCICPWMTTTAMVKGIQDGWFKAGLPVNRPLDVAKVMARVLGDKELNGKSMFVEGGRAWEIEANIDRLQPQWLGEENSRTLRRGQQVLGSGEGWGKLFTV, from the exons ATGGCACAGTATACCAAAGAACTTGCCCCAGGCTCACTCAAAGACAAAGTCATTGTCCTGACAG GCGGCGCAAACGGCATCGGAGCAAGCCTGGTAGAGTATGCCACCCAGAACGGCGCATACGTATGCTTCGGCGATCTCGCAGTCGAGGCCGGCGACACAATCGCAAATACAGTAAACAACAACTCCTCCCCACCCCGGACCATCTTCGTCAAGACCGACGTGGCAAATTACGACTCCGTGCTAGGTCTCTTCGACAAAGCGATAGAGGTATACGGCCGCATCGACCACGCCGTCGCAGGCGCAGGTATCTCGGAGATCGGGAACGTATTCGACCCTGCCTTGGATATGCAATCTATCCGGAAACCACCTACTACAAAAGTCCTCGACGTAAACCTAAGCGGGTGTCTGTACGTCGCACGCATCGCGAGTGTCTATCTCCGCCAGAACCGGCCTGCTGATACAGACCGCTCTATCATTCTCGTTTCCTCTGTAGCGGGCTTCAAAGAGTCACCGGGACTCTTCGTCTATCAAGCCTCGAAACACGGCGTTATAGGTCTCATGCGCTCTCTGCGTCTATACCTCTCTGCACCAGGACACGGGATCCGAACAAACTGTATCTGTCCCTGGATGACGACAACGGCAATGGTAAAGGGGATCCAGGATGGATGGTTTAAAGCGGGTCTTCCCGTGAACAGGCCTCTAGATGTCGCGAAGGTCATGGCAAGGGTACTGGGCGACAAGGAGTTAAATGGGAAATCGATGTTCGTTGAAGGAGGGAGGGCCTGGGAGATTGAGGCGAACATTGACCGGCTGCAGCCGCAGTGGCTAGGCGAGGAGAATAGTCGGACTTTGCGCAGGGGGCAGCAGGTTTTGGGGTCTGGGGAGGGGTGGGGGAAGTTATTTACTGTGTAA
- a CDS encoding glycoside hydrolase family 47 protein (CAZy:GH47;~COG:G;~EggNog:ENOG410PG1N;~InterPro:IPR036026,IPR012341,IPR001382;~PFAM:PF01532;~go_component: GO:0016020 - membrane [Evidence IEA];~go_function: GO:0004571 - mannosyl-oligosaccharide 1,2-alpha-mannosidase activity [Evidence IEA];~go_function: GO:0005509 - calcium ion binding [Evidence IEA];~go_process: GO:0005975 - carbohydrate metabolic process [Evidence IEA]): MPALNKRWTSSLSIAAVFLFCLILLHNNSSSRPLPLPQSRLSRSQCPSTPPSPAYTRSNPDDGFSWRDIPVQFPVSNLISLPIDTPSTLPEIQARFTPATLERETLRKSRQSAVKATFQRAWHSYEKHAWKADELRPLSGGSRNNFGGWGATLVDNLDTLLIMDLHDEFERAVTALLDVDFSPHSSSQSTINIFETTIRYLGGFIAAYDLSGCSDVRLLDKAVQIADMIYASFDTPTRMPVTRWNPHKAAGGESQAPAANGIIAELASSSLELTRLSQLTGDMRYFDAISRITDTLDAQAGKTRVPGMWPVGIDVAKPDLTRSSTFSFGGMADSAYEYLPKEYQLLAGSGSGAGAGAGTRAQQYRHLAENALNAGSEYLLFRPMVPDHADILLPGIGHATGRNEVQLETRSEHLACFVGGMYALAGKLFPDSKADFLGTGKRLTDGCIWFYKNSPLGIMPEMFSVSQCPRRTECVWDDTQEDVYTYVRDKNYKLRPEALESVFYMWRITGDEMYREAAWEMFQAIDAVTKTEFANAAVRDVTADKKDVEMEDSMESFWMAETLKYLYLIFSEPELVSLDEFVFNTEAHPFRIPR, encoded by the coding sequence ATGCCCGCCCTCAACAAGCGATGGacctcgtcgctgtccatcgccgccgtcttcctcttctgcctcatcctcctgcaCAATAACAGCAGCTCGCgacctctgcctctcccccAATCCCGCCTCTCCCGCTCGCAGTGCCCGTCCACACCACCGTCCCCTGCATACACCCGCTCCAACCCCGACGACGGCTTCAGCTGGCGCGACATCCCCGTGCAATTCCCCGTCTCAAACCTcatctccctccccatcgACACCCCCAGCACCCTCCCCGAAATCCAAGCCCGCTTCACACCCGCAACCCTCGAACGCGAAACCCTCCGCAAGTCCCGCCAATCCGCCGTAAAAGCCACCTTCCAGCGCGCATGGCACTCCTACGAGAAACACGCCTGGAAGGCCGACGAGCTGCGCCCTCTCTCCGGCGGCTCCCGCAACAACTTCGGCGGCTGGGGCGCAACCCTCGTCGATAACCTCGACACGCTGCTCATCATGGACCTGCACGACGAATTCGAGCGCGCAGTGACCGCCCTCCTCGACGTCGATTTCTCGCCGCACTCCTCGTCCCAATCGACAATCAACATCTTCGAAACCACAATCCGGTACCTGGGCGGCTTCATCGCGGCTTATGATCTCAGCGGTTGCAGCGACGTTCGTCTCCTCGATAAGGCTGTCCAAATCGCGGATATGATCTATGCCTCCTTCGACACCCCAACCCGTATGCCTGTCACCCGCTGGAACCCCCATAAAGCAGCCGGCGGCGAATCCCAGGCCCCCGCCGCCAACggcatcatcgccgagcTGGCGAGCTCGAGTCTCGAACTTACCCGTCTGTCGCAGCTCACGGGGGACATGCGGTATTTCGACGCGATCTCGCGGATCACGGATACACTGGACGCACAGGCAGGCAAAACGAGAGTTCCAGGAATGTGGCCTGTGGGCATCGATGTCGCGAAGCCGGATTTGACGAGGTCGTCGACGTTTAGTTTTGGCGGGATGGCCGATTCGGCCTATGAGTATCTCCCCAAGGAATACCAGTTGCtggctggttctggttctggtgctggcgctggcgctgggacCAGGGCGCAGCAGTATAGACATCTAGCGGAGAATGCCCTGAATGCTGGATCGGAGTATCTCCTCTTCAGACCGATGGTGCCTGACCACGCGGATATCCTCTTACCAGGGATCGGGCACGCGACGGGGCGAAACGAGGTCCAGCTCGAGACGCGGAGTGAGCATCTAGCCTGTTTCGTGGGTGGGATGTACGCGCTTGCCGGGAAACTGTTTCCGGACTCCAAGGCTGATTTCCTCGGTACTGGGAAGAGACTCACCGATGGGTGTATCTGGTTTTATAAGAACTCGCCGCTGGGGATCATGCCGGAGATGTTTAGTGTGTCGCAGTGTCCCCGGCGGACGGAGTGTGTTTGGGATGATACCCAGGAGGATGTGTACACGTACGTCCGGGACAAGAATTACAAGCTCCGTCCTGAAGCGCTGGAGAGTGTTTTCTACATGTGGAGGATTACAGGGGATGAGATGTACCGCGAGGCGGCGTGGGAGATGTTTCAGGCGATCGATGCGGTGACGAAGACGGAGTTTGCCAATGCGGCGGTGCGTGATGTTACCGCTGATAAAAAGGatgtggagatggaggataGTATGGAGAGCTTTTGGATGGCGGAGACGCTGAAGTATCTTTACCTCATCTTTAGCGAGCCGGAGCTTGTCAGTTTGGATGAGTTTGTGTTCAATACTGAGGCCCATCCGTTTAGGATTCCGAGGTAG
- the CDC28_1 gene encoding cyclin-dependent kinase (COG:D;~EggNog:ENOG410PFG7;~InterPro:IPR017441,IPR008271,IPR000719,IPR011009;~PFAM:PF07714,PF00069;~go_function: GO:0004672 - protein kinase activity [Evidence IEA];~go_function: GO:0005524 - ATP binding [Evidence IEA];~go_process: GO:0006468 - protein phosphorylation [Evidence IEA]): MDNYQKIEKIGEGTYGVVYKARELNHPNRVVALKKIRLEAEDEGVPSTAIREISLLKEMKHPNVVRLFNIVYVDSDKLYLVMELLDLDLKRYMDTLPVHEGGRGRALPNGSKMSVGLDGPMVKKFMGQLVEGLRYCHSHRILHRDLKPQNLLIDREGNLKLADFGLARAFGVPLRTYTHEVVTLWYRSPEILLGARQYSTGVDMWSVGAIFAEMCTRKPLFAGDSEIDEIFKIFRLLGTPDEVTWPGVTSFPDYKSSFPRWKRTSGPLVPGLESAGCDLLEALLEYDPAQRLSAKQACMHPYFSDDGTP; encoded by the exons ATGGATAACTACCAGAAAATCGAGAAAATTGGCGAAG GAACTTACGGCGTCGTCTACAAAGCTCGCGAGCTGAACCATCCAAACCGCGTCGTTgctctgaagaagatccgactggaggccgaggatgagggcgTCCCCAGTACCGCGATCCGCGAGATCTCCCTTCTCAAGGAAATGAAACACCCGAACGTTGTCCGCCTGTTCAACATCGTTTATGTCGACAGCGACAAACTTTACCTCGTCATGGAGCTCTTGGATCTTGATCTGAAGAGGTACATGGATACCCTACCCGTCCATGAGGGTGGTCGTGGTAGAGCGCTCCCGAATGGATCGAAGATGAGCGTTGGTCTAGACGGACCTATGGTGAAGAAATTCATGGGCCAGCTGGTCGAGGGACTCCGCTACTGCCACAGCCACCGGATCCTGCACCGAGATTTGAAGCCACAGAACCTGCTTATCGATCGAGAGGGAAACTTGAAGTTAGCCGATTTCGGACTGGCGCGCGCCTTTGGCGTCCCGCTGCGAACGTACACTCATGAG GTGGTTACGCTTTGGTATCGCTCTCCGGAGATTCTGCTCGGTGCACGCCAGTACTCCACCGGGGTTGACATGTGGTCTGTTGGAGCTATCTTCGCAGAGATGTGCACGCGCAAGCCACTGTTCGCTGGTGATTCGGAAATCGACGAAATATTCAAGATCTTCCG TCTCCTTGGAACCCCCGACGAAGTGACCTGGCCTGGCGTTACCTCGTTCCCCGACTACAAGTCGTCGTTCCCCAGGTGGAAGCGCACCTCTGGTCCGCTGGTTCCGGGGTTGGAAAGTGCTGGGTGTGACCTTCTCGAGGCTCTGCTTGAGTATGACCCTGCTCAGAGGCTGTCTGCGAAGCAGGCGTGCATGCACCCTTATTTCAGCGATGACGGCACTCCCTAG